A single genomic interval of Helianthus annuus cultivar XRQ/B chromosome 13, HanXRQr2.0-SUNRISE, whole genome shotgun sequence harbors:
- the LOC110899790 gene encoding inositol oxygenase 1, with the protein MTIIVEETQFENGSQEQILKSRAETELVLDGGFCIPHTNSYGHNFRDYDVESERKQGVENFYRVNHINQTVDFVKKMRGEYEKLNKIEMSIWDCCELLNEVIDESDPDLDEPQIEHLLQTAEAIRKDYPDQDWLHLTALIHDLGKVLLHPSFGELPQWAVVGDTFPVGCAFDQSIVHSKYFVQNPDYNNPAYNGKYGIYSENCGLDNVMMSWGHDDYMYLVAKENGTTLPSAGLFIIRYHSFYALHRSEAYKHLMSEEDVENLKWLQIFNKYDLYSKSKVRVDVEKVKPYYESLIDKYFPAKLRW; encoded by the exons atgaCTATCATCGTTGAAGAAACCCAATTCG AAAATGGAAGTCAGGAGCAGATCCTCAAGAGCAGGGCAGAAACAGAACTGGTGTTGGATGGTGGATTTTGCATCCCCCACACCAATTCTTATGGCCACAATTttag GGATTATGATGTGGAGAGTGAAAGAAAACAAGGAGTTGAGAACTTTTACCGTGTTAATCACATCAATCAAACAGTTGATTTC GTTAaaaagatgagaggagagtatgaAAAATTGAACAAGATTGAAATGAGCATATGGGATTGTTGTGAGCTCTTAAATGAGGTGATCGATGAGAGCGATCCTGATCTAGACGAACCTCAAATCGAGCACTTATTGCAAACCGCTGAGGCGATACGCAAAGACTATCCGGACCAAGATTGGCTTCACTTGACAGCCTTGATCCATG ATCTTGGTAAGGTTTTGCTACATCCTAGCTTTGGGGAACTTCCTCAATGGGCAGTTGTAGGTGACACATTTCCGGTCGGGTGTGCTTTTGATCAATCAATTGTTCATAGCAAG TATTTCGTGCAAAATCCTGACTACAACAATCCCGCTTACAATGGGAAGTACGGAATATATTCTGAAAATTGTGGACTCGACAACGTTATGATGTCGTGGGGGCATGACGATTACATGTATTTG GTGGCAAAGGAGAATGGGACCACTCTCCCTTCGGCCGGGCTTTTCATCATTAGATATCATTCCTTTTATG CATTGCACAGGTCAGAAGCGTATAAGCACTTGATGAGTGAGGAAGACGTCGAGAATCTAAAGTGGCTTCAAATATTCAA CAAGTATGATTTGTACAGCAAGAGCAAGGTTCGGGTCGACGTTGAGAAAGTAAAGCCGTACTACGAGTCTCTAATCGACAAG TATTTCCCTGCAAAGTTAAGGTGGTGA